TAGTTTtccaaattaatatatataattcttaaattataaagtattttgTTCTTCTATCTTAAAGAAGTTTTCATCTCTACACCACCTTAATAGGTCAATCATAGGAATCGTCTGTTTGTTAGATCGTTAGATAGATAGCTTATATGACTTTTATAAAACGTAagaactaaatattttattatttaatttaaatatgaaatataatttgtttataagaacttaaaaacaaaaaactaatttaatctaatattttttaaatttaatggtCAAAAGAGaattattttccaaaaataaaaaatataacttttacttacaaatcttcaaaaatagtatttttcttatgatataaaaattaattagaaaatattgttGCAATTCATTGATTATGTTAGCTAAACTAACTGCCTACGTTTCGTGTAACCgcattgactttttttttttcattctttaaaaGAGAATAGGTTACCCAACCAGAAGCAGTGTTAcagtgaaaaatataattacaaaaactcaataatattaacttattaaaaaatgtaagaattGATGAAAAAGTTTATGAAAGCATTAATGATAtgatagaaaagtaaaatacagaaaaagtaTTAATGAAGTGTTAGAGATTATTACTCCTTTCCATCCTGAAGAATCTGTGTGTTCAACCACTAACCGCTACTGTATCaacaataaaaaggaaaataaaatgtgaataaatatattattaaattatataatttatttatgggAGAAATAAAGAATAAACCTACTTTTTCATTCCCTCACTATTTCTATTAATTAATGCCTTTTTTATTGGATGACTTAGTCATATTTATAACCCTCTCGAACTGTATGCACTGCAGTGGTCCTCTCTTCTCTGCTGAGTTTTCATGGCCAGAAAATCGCAGAAAACCCTCAAGAACACTGACACCAACAACAACACTGCAAAACGCACACGCAAAACCGTTCCGAGAGACTCACCACCACAACGAAGTTCAATCTATAGGGGTGTCACAAGGTTATAACTATAACAACACTTCTCACTGTCTACTCATCAATCCAGATCTATGTCTctgacatttttcttttttcgttttctttcttAGCTCTTTCCCGTGTTTCATAATGCTGTCTTCTCCTCTAATGGCTGATGAGTTTGTTTGCATGCatgtggttttttttttcagacatCGTTGGACTGGTCGGTATGAGGCTCATCTCTGGGACAAAAACTGTTGGAATGAATCGCAGAGCAAGAAAGGAAGACAAGGTTTGCTGcttttttaatttcatctcTTCATTatcacttctctctctctttctgaTTTTCTTCACATGATTTATGTTGTCATGTTGATTGTGTTCCGGCAATGGAAAACAACTCGGTGGATGCAGTGTATCTAGGTATGATATGAGTCATGGTAACCTTCATTgatgttgtttttttcttccttaatttttgGCATTGAAAATTGATTGCGATCGACTTTGTTAGGGGcgtatgatgatgaagaagccgCGGCGCGTGCTTATGATTTGGCAGCATTGAAGTACTGGGGCCAAGATACCATTCTCAATTTCCCAGTATTATTTTTCTCACCTTTGCTTCAAATGATGTTTCGATAAACAAAGGTTTGTTGTTCATACATCAGATTTGATCAATCAATGTTTTTGGTCACAGTTAACAAATTATGAGGAGAAGCTCAAGGAAATGGAGGGTCAATCGAAAGAAGAATACATTGGATCCTTGAGAAGGTTGATTTTCAgttattaattacattaatttctaCACATGATAATGCATTTCCGAAGCTTTTTCTCTGTCTTCTTTATTTTTGGAACTGTTGAAGTTGTTTcttattatattcaattttcattttgcaGAAAAAGCAGTGGATTTTCTCGAGGAGTTTCAAAATACCGAGGTGTAGCAAGGTATTCCAACCTTGCTCTGTTTTGTTTGGAAAATACTAGGTTTCgtcacattttaatatatatatatactatatttttaaaatatataaatgtggTAATTGTATCAgttctaaaagaaattaaagggAGTAGCTGAATAAAAGTCAGTCTATTGATAGGGGAAAGGATAAATAgtgtaaattatataaaatattatttcttttgaaGTACAATAAATGAGTTAGTTTGCAGGTAGTATCCAATATTCTGGGAGGcaattaggaaaaataaaattaacaaaatatccCATTTTAGATGGATTCCCTCGGGagagaagaaaaatacaaaaagcaaaataaatataagaaaaattaaaatgtacatttataattattgaacAATATTTTTGTGCTAAAAGAGTAGTGAATTCTCACCATTAGTTGTGgacatttattaaaatttcatattttaaagatCAATTATGTAAAATACAATAAGTgtgaaattataatcatatatacCAAACAAGTTTTTCAATGTCTCTaacttttaagttaattttcataaacataAACTTTCTCACTCATCccctttttctctttatatagaaaaatgatatttcaaCACACATAAATTTATACCTTCATTTGAcactgtttttttaattttttattgtattttttttaaatacaaaaatttatttttttataattattttatttttgtaatgtgtTTTAAAAGCACGTTACTGAACCATTATTTCTCTGTATATATATAGTTAGTTAGATTGATGAAAAATAGtctgaatttttgtttaaaatgatTAGACACCACCATAATGGAAGATGGGAAGCTCGAATTGGAAGGGTCTTGGGCAACAAATACCTGTATCTTGGAACATATGGTAATTTTCTTAGACTATGATCTAATATTTAGATTAGGTATGACTCATAATtgtaaaaaagagaaaaaaaggtgTTTGtgtctattttaattaatgatttttatgtGCAATTCCCATCTTTACAACGAAGCATATGGTCTTTACATTTAAATGCATTTACATGCAtctttaatatgaaattttgaaattgtatTTGACCATTGTTTGTAATTCTAACAAGAAAATACCTACTTCATTTCAAGAGGTCCCGCATAACAAATATAAAGGTCAAAATATGCAATCAAATCACATTGGTTGCAATATAGATCACCAAACTCCAACTGCTTAATAAAGCTATTTAAGAGTGACATCATTCTTCCctgttcttttttattctaaacCAAAccgaaagaagaagaaatatcaTAAGTTTGGTAGTGACACGGGCATATGTCTCAACACATTATGTCAAAATTGTACCTTAGGTTTTAACTGCTATTGTTCCTTAcctaattaaatataaagtttagAGTAACaatataatgatatatatttatatttattttacaccCATTATAAAGATCAagtagttataaaaaaaatgattttttgtattttttaaaaaaatagtagtaTTAAAtgaaggtaaaaaaaatatatatattaaagtattatttctGAAAAgtttaatatctaatttttaatatattttcaacttaCTTTATCTTAAGGATTTCATGTGtactaaagataaaattaatttacaatatataaatacacGTAAATATAATCTCAAAAAGTTaagtttctaaaattaattaggttagatatgttttttttccttaatttttttgtgaaaattagaattagtctcTCTTAGAAACTTTGGTCTAACTtagttctttaattttataaatggatagatttagtctttttaacccaaatttattaagtttatttgatgtttcaaatgtatttcatgatagcatttgagttgtttacattgtttgacacattttttattcaatgttaGTTGAGAAACACATTTAAAAccttaaataaacttaacaaaatttggttaaaaagattaaattcaCGTACTTCTAAAGATGTGAGACTAAATTAGACCAAAATTTTGAAGAGTCACTAATTCCGATTTTTACTGAAAGTTAAAGagccaaaaatatatttaacttaaattgatttagattttaaaattttcatgttaTATTTGCAGCTACACAAGAAGAGGCAGCAGCAGCATATGACATGGCAGCCATAGAATACAGAGGAGCTAATGCTGTTACAAACTTTGACGTGAGCCGTTATATCAATTGGCCAGGTCCTAAAAGTGAAGAAGAGCACAAAAATGTTGctataaatgaaaatgtaaacTCTAATGGCGATATTGAACTAGGATTTGTTTCACATGAACATGGTTCAATCACTGATGAGAACACAACAGAGCATGTAGCACAATCTACAGAGTCAAATCCTTCTCGTCGCACATTCCCAGAAGACATTCAAACAATTTTTGAGAGTCAAGGACCAGACATCTATACTGAAAATGATGATATCATTTTTGGTGATTTGGGTTCATTTGGGGCACCAATTTTTCATTTCGAGCTTGATGTTTAGAAGACTGATATCATTATTGCTCTTTCCAtatcttatttttcaaaatggGATAATCAACCAAAAAAACATGATAAAGAAGTTTAGGTTACAagtaaacattttataaatttcaatggAAGATTCTTTAGTAATACTCAAGGGGGAAtgaaattttatagttttatttgtgATAGAACAAGAACAATTTAGTTTTGTTATTTGTCTCCACCAACTTGTGTAGATTTCACAACATTTAGTTAGAAATaagaatagtaaaaataaatcattgatCGTTTTTCAATGGTTAAGATTAAAATgagtataattaaattttaattaattttatgatttgtttttaaattcattcaattatgtatatttatatgatGATGGTATTACTAACACGTATTATGCACTTAGTGTTTTGATTAGTTTTATTATTCTTGATTGATTTGAATTTTCAACATCCATATATGATTTAATTACAAACACAATttgtttttatgtaattttgtaACCAAATAATTTGTGTTTAGGGATTAAAccgaaaaaaaaactaacagtTTCATTTTATTGGAGTTTAACTCCTCTTTGAGGTGGAAATATGTACGCACAAAATAGTGGagtatgaattaaatttgtttatcttTAACCGTTCATGtgtatctattttatttaagaagATACATATTCATGTTATTgaactcttgttttttttaatacattaacTTTCTTACACATTCTTGTCTTTTTAACATCATGTTTATATGATTACAAAAACcccaaacaaaaaataattaaatataaatttcatctCCAATATACATTAGTTTAAATgcttatattaataaatgttataGTTTAATTCCTATACTTTATACCATTTGTGTAAAAAGGTCTTCACGAATAGatgaaattaatgttttaagttttattttagacttaattttctaatatttgattttaatttaaagatttaaGAAAGTTTGAAAGATGTATCTTCTCTAATGTGAAGGTTCTCGTTTATCTACATGttcatatttgattatttttttcaaacttgtGGAATTCATTTATTGTTGGTgtaacatttcaaaatatttgttatatcaAATTCATTCATTGGTATAAagtattttgttaattttttctatttttaggAAAACTttggactttttttttatggatgacTTGTTGTTAACTAATTGTGTATTTTGCTTAGGTTTAAAAcacctttaaatataaatatatctcattcgtaacataaaaaatttataattttttcaatactAGATCACAAGAAAGATTGAATATGTTATTCATGTATCAACTGAATCTTTATAGAAAACCTTAGTTTGAATATGTTATTCTCGATACTAAATCATAAGAAAGATTGAATATGTTTCATGGATGGATTTAATCTTTAGGTGGTCTTAGTTTGAATATACTATTCTCGATACTAGATCACAGGAAAGATTGAATATGTTATTCATTGATGGATTGAATCTTTATAGGTGGCCTTAGTTTGAAGTATTTGAGATAATTAAGGATTTCAAGTAACACACGAGGTAAAGATATTGGGAAAACCTA
This window of the Vigna angularis cultivar LongXiaoDou No.4 chromosome 7, ASM1680809v1, whole genome shotgun sequence genome carries:
- the LOC108337702 gene encoding AP2-like ethylene-responsive transcription factor At1g16060 → MARKSQKTLKNTDTNNNTAKRTRKTVPRDSPPQRSSIYRGVTRHRWTGRYEAHLWDKNCWNESQSKKGRQVYLGAYDDEEAAARAYDLAALKYWGQDTILNFPLTNYEEKLKEMEGQSKEEYIGSLRRKSSGFSRGVSKYRGVARHHHNGRWEARIGRVLGNKYLYLGTYATQEEAAAAYDMAAIEYRGANAVTNFDVSRYINWPGPKSEEEHKNVAINENVNSNGDIELGFVSHEHGSITDENTTEHVAQSTESNPSRRTFPEDIQTIFESQGPDIYTENDDIIFGDLGSFGAPIFHFELDV